The Mercurialis annua linkage group LG8, ddMerAnnu1.2, whole genome shotgun sequence genome window below encodes:
- the LOC126661780 gene encoding uncharacterized protein LOC126661780, which produces MWFNPSGFTGPRRKKFKGKNNKGFNTPGASSNGRSSGSSGVLAPFCQNCRRRHYGVCHLGPGACFACGQQGHYARRCPMSGAQGSTASVAQPFQQQRRPVFLTASGQGQTGKTFTGQRGRGFGNNRGGGRNGGGRGTGQTSQAEGSQARVFALNPKEAQASNAVVQGIFYYSFYGSFSII; this is translated from the coding sequence ATGtggtttaatccaagtggttttACTGGACCACgacgtaaaaaatttaaagggaaGAATAATAAGGGTTTCAATACCCCTGGAGCTAGTTCGAATGGACGTAGCTCAGGAAGTTCTGGAGTTTTAGCtccattctgccagaattgTCGGAGGAGACACTATGGAGTGTGTCATCTTGGTCCAGGAGCGTGCTTTGCTTGTGGCCAACAAGGCCATTATGCAAGACGGTGTCCGATGTCAGGAGCACAAGGGTCTACTGCCAGTGTTGCTCAACCTTTTCAGCAGCAGCGGAGGCCTGTGTTTCTGACGGCATCTGGGCAAGGTCAGACTGGTAAAACATTTACCGGTCAGAGAGGAAGAGGTTTTGGCAATAATCGaggtggaggaagaaatggtggGGGAAGAGGTACTGGCCAGACTTCTCAAGCAGAAGGAAGTCAAGCCAGAGTGTTTGCACTAAACCCAAAGGAAGCTCAAGCCTCTAATGCAGTTGTGCAAGGTATTTTTTACTATAGCTTCTATGGATCCTTTAGTattatttga
- the LOC126661779 gene encoding uncharacterized protein LOC126661779 codes for MLERLGVDLRPMPRPSYMKPYPDWIDKLYPFPRGYKVSEFSLFSGEEKGKSTVEHVARFSAQCGEAAAHDFWKLRLFASSLTKMAFTWYSRLSPNSVDTWKELEILFHEEFYRAPPDVTLADLARISQLPSESAEKYIGRFRNLRTRCSTKMSEADCVPMVVRGMSFAMREHFEGHRFRDLFELTNRPGFVKKNKTAVVQKEYSFDLTKADDIFDALLKDGQIALSEGHVIPPSEELVGKDYCKYHNSWRHNTNNCVNFRNVIQKAINKEKLLFPTKKEADVKYVSINTVRPHFDSFPEQGHIQSKWNPRRPKSRVETDGSKWRGEKGRPQQQKRKRHSSPLQI; via the exons ATGTTAGAAAGGCTCGGGGTGGACTTGCGACCTATGCCTCGCCCATCGTACATGAAGCCATATCCagactggatcgacaagttataCCCTTTCCCAAGGGGTTACAAAGTGTCGGAGTTCAGTCTATTTTCAGGCGAGGAGAAGGGGAAATCGacggttgaacatgtcgcccgCTTCTCGGCCCAATGTGGCGAAGCAGCTGCTCATGATTTCTGGAAGCTCAGGCTTTTTGCCAGCTCCTTGACAAAAATGGCGTTTACATGGTACTCTAGATTGTCGCCCAATTCGGTGGACACGTGGAAGGAActcgaaatcctcttccatgaggagttttacagggcaccacctgatgtcacTCTGGCCGACCTCGCCCGAATCTCGCAGTTACCAAGCGAATCGGCAGAAAAGTACATCGGCCGATTCAGAAACCTCAGGACTAGATGCTCCACCAAAATGTCCGAGGCCGATTGCGTACCGATGGTGGTAAGAGGGATgagtttcgccatgagggagCACTTCGAGGGCCATAGGTTTCGTGACTTGTTCGAGCTAacgaacagg cctggCTTTGTTAAGAAAAATAAGACTGCGGTGGTACAAAAGGAATATTCGTTCGACCTAACCAAAGCCGACGACATATTTGATGCCTTGTTGAAGGATGGACAGATCGCCTTAAGCGAAGGTCATGTAATTCCGCCGTCGGAGGAGCTGGTCGGTAAAGATTATTGCAAGTACCACAATTCCTGGAGGCACAACACGAACAATTGTGTAAATTTCAGAAACGTGATCCAGAAGGCGATTAACAAGGAAAAACTTCTGTTTCCAAcaaagaaagaggccgatgTTAAGTACGTGTCTATTAACACCGTTCGGCCCCACTTTGATAGCTTCCCAGAGCAAGGGCACATACAAAGCAAGTGGAACCCTAGAAGGCCCAAGTCGAGAGTAGAGACCGATGGTTCAAAGTGGCGAGGAGAAAAAGGACGGCCTCAGCAACAGAAGAGGAAGCGCCATAGTTCGCCTTTGCAGATATGA